One window from the genome of Oryctolagus cuniculus chromosome 1, mOryCun1.1, whole genome shotgun sequence encodes:
- the OR10W1 gene encoding olfactory receptor 10W1 codes for MIWENCSVLREFVFLAYPSCPELRILSFFGISLVYVFIITGNALIMVSIQTEACLHMPMYYFLGSLSGIEIYYTAVVVPHILASTLQTEKTITLLGCATQMVFFIGLGSADCLLLAAMAYDRYIAICHPLQYPLIMTFKLCVRLVVASVVIGLCLSLQLVAFIFSFPFCRAQGIEHFFCDVPPVMRLVCASSRIHEQSVLVAATFAIAVPFFLIAASYAFIGAAVLNTHSAAGRGRALSTCSSHLTVVLLQYGCCAFMYLRPISSYHPKQDQLISFVYTLGTPLLNPLIYTLRNSDMKGAIKRVLTRNFLSS; via the coding sequence ATGATCTGGGAAAATTGCTCAGTGTTGAGGGAATTTGTGTTCCTGGCCTATCCCTCCTGCCCAGAGCTGCGTATCCTATCCTTCTTTGGAATCAGCCTGGTTTATGTGTTTATCATCACTGGGAATGCACTCATCATGGTGTCTATCCAGACGGAAGCCTGCCTACACATGCCCATGTACTATTTCCTGGGCAGCCTCTCAGGGATAGAAATATACTACACTGCTGTGGTGGTGCCCCACATTCTGGCCAGCACTCTTCAGACAGAGAAGACCATCACTCTGTTGGGTTGTGCGACTCAGATGGTCTTTTTCATCGGTTTGGGCAGTGCTGATTGCCTCCTGTTGGCGGCGATGGCCTACGACCGGTACATTGCCATTTGCCACCCTTTGCAGTACCCGCTCATCATGACCTTCAAGCTTTGTGTCCGCTTGGTTGTGGCTTCTGTGGTCATTGGCTTGTGCCTGTCCTTACAACTGGTGGCCTTTATCTTCTCTTTCCCATTCTGCCGAGCTCAAGGCATTGAGCACTTCTTTTGTGATGTGCCACCAGTGATGCGTCTTGTTTGCGCCAGCAGCCGGATCCACGAGCAATCGGTACTGGTGGCAGCCACGTTCGCCATTGCTGTGCCTTTCTTCCTCATTGCTGCCTCTTACGCCTTCATCGGGGCTGCGGTGCTCAACACCCACTCCGCTGCTGGCCGTGGTCGGGCCCTCTCCACCTGCTCTTCCCACCTCACTGTGGTGCTGCTGCAATACGGCTGTTGCGCCTTCATGTACCTGCGTCCCATCTCCAGCTACCATCCCAAGCAAGATCAGCTCATCTCATTCGTATACACACTGGGAACCCCACTGCTCAACCCTCTCATCTACACGCTGAGAAACAGTGACATGAAGGGGGCCATAAAGAGAGTTCTTACCAGGAACTTCCTGAGCAGCTAA